A single region of the Lepeophtheirus salmonis chromosome 12, UVic_Lsal_1.4, whole genome shotgun sequence genome encodes:
- the LOC121127214 gene encoding uncharacterized protein isoform X2 — protein sequence MTNNSNFHLKPQSRTRHKFTTLPFLDSSINFDYTESFRPYYSKKKFQKTTTPILIIGQRNNNSSTANYKSKAKLTFTRKSQLTYKKFKKLPEITAPKIASILENKYITTPLTAVTFLPTTLLQPIDLQEKLKIIYQMQNGQEREETHDEKDLDDYYYYYYYDIDQHDITYLKTTISTISQFIPTSITKLPNQKTISKEITSNKNFTILNENYFTFKNEVNNNICLSENGFCEASDKNYPIQTVEQVMLSEGSTFRTKYQDFFLNISRQLRHRKKIFIDNACNVHESILEPGWAKNIEKDWLVVINTHKYHQKIKITHCYHLSTNVSCTKTDSGSCLQEYTRKNVHNVIFRLLVIDPNNLEKGIYFSEFDVPENCTCPSKKKNMTDLFIQSGKDVLIEEGIKKNNVSLLNNKTLLYPYDKYVRGKFKTERNTTQTRQDYFENLSSKKINDIMFSGNYLKNFSQRYISTKPSMLNHTVLSTPMTVTMTNFKPNNLEEKKNNLKVLSEFNDTAQNKSNLSHKRYGDQTQLHRLQDKYRSQLLKANNLNLFKNTETIHSIKKYYEDEIIRTQIKSAKNSHDKKTKYIPFKINKTNLSSFLKNENDPTEIRRIIDVYKSNLERKRERKKVYGFIDAKINLLNFNKSEANINDFNVSHIETDTATDQVLKDRRKEKMEIHDSKIYRHKNETDFRISDSEFNTTKVLFTIQKKYAYNTNNKSLYSMNRNSNKKKITRLPFVPTASLHANIEHEFITQINKSAENDLIFNDSDFENDQFFTNSGYLKYEKDLNFITSIFETKASVPEDSIMTIKQPIRHAINAFEELHLSFGEF from the exons ATGACAAATAACTCAAATTTCCATCTCAAACCACAGTCCAGAACACGTCATAAGTTCACTACGTTACCATTTTTGGATTCAAGCATTAATTTTGACTATACTGAATCATTCCGTCCatattattcgaaaaaaaaattccaaaagacAACAACAccaatattaattattggtCAGAGGAATAATAATTCTTCAACtgcaaattataaatcaaaagcgAAACTTACATTTACTCGAAAATCACaattaacctataaaaaattcaaaaaacttccTGAAATAACAGCACCAAAAATTGCATCTATATTAGAGAATAAATATATCACTACACCGCTCACAGCGGTTACATTCTTACCAACCACTCTTTTACAACCAATAGATCTGCaagagaaattgaaaattatttatcaaatgcaAAATGGACAAGAAAGAGAAGAGACTCATGATGAGAAAGATTTAgatgattattattactattactacTATGATATTGATCAGCATGACATCACTTACTTAAAAACTACTATTTCTACTATTTCACAATTCATCCCAACATCCATAACCAAATTGCcaaatcaaaaaactatttcaaaagaaataacttCAAATAAGAACTTTACTATATTAAATgagaattattttacatttaagaacgaagtaaataataatatctgtcTATCAGAAAATGGCTTTTGTGAAGCAAGTGACAAGAACTATCCTAT ACAGACTGTAGAGCAAGTTATGTTATCCGAGGGTTCAACTTTTCGAACGaaatatcaagatttttttttaaatattagtaggCAATTACGTCATCGTAAAAAGATATTCATAGATAATGCTTGCAATGTTCACGAATCTATTCTTGAACCGGGTTGGgctaaaaacattgaaaaagatTGGCTCGTTGTGATAAATACTcataaatatcatcaaaaaattaaaattactcattgtta TCATCTCAGTACTAATGTATCTTGCACCAAAACAGACAGTGGTTCATGTCTTCAAGAATACACAAGAAAGAA tGTACACAATGTTATTTTCAGACTCTTGGTAATAGACCCTAATAATCTGGAAAAGGGGATCTATTTCTCCGAATTTGATGTCCCAGAAAATTGTACTTgtccaagtaaaaaaaaaaatatgacggaTCTATTTATACAAAGTGGTAAAGATGTTTTAATCGAAGAAg gtataaaaaagaacaatgtAAGTTTACTAAACAACAAAACTCTTCTATACCCATATGATAAGTATGTGAGAGGAAAATTCAAAACTGAACGTAATACAACTCAAACACGACAAGATTATTTCGAAAATTtatcatccaaaaaaattaatgacataaTGTTTTCAGGAAACTATTTAAAG aatttcagCCAAAGATATATCAGTACCAAACCGTCAATGCTAAATCACACAGTTTTAAGTACACCGATGACAGTAACAATGACTAATTTCAAACCaaataatttagaagaaaaaaagaacaatttaaaagtattatcgGAATTCAATGACACAGCTCAAAATAAGAGCAATTTAAGCCATAAAAGATATGGAGATCAGACACAACTACACAGATTACAAGATAAATATAGAAGTCAATTGTTAAAagctaataatttaaatttatttaaaaatactgaaACTATccatagtattaaaaaatattatgaagatgAAATCATTAGAACACAAATAAAATCAGCAAAAAACAGTCATGATAAAAAAACGAAGTATATTccgtttaaaataaataaaacgaatttatcttcttttctaaaaaatgaaaatgatccTACAGAAATACGAAGAATTATAGATGTCTACAAGTCGAATTTagagagaaaaagagagagaaagaaggtATATGGCTTTATTGATGCAAAAATAAACctgttaaattttaacaaaagtgAAGCTAACATTAATGATTTTAATGTAAGTCATATAGAAACAGACACTGCAACTGATCAAGTATTAAAAGAtagaagaaaggaaaaaatggaaatacacGACAGTAAAATATACAGGCATAAGAATGAGACGGACTTTAGAATATCCGATTCAGAATTCAACACTACCAAAGTATTGtttacaattcaaaaaaaatatgcctATAACACTaacaataaatcattatattcaatgaatagaaattccaataaaaaaaagataacaagaTTGCCTTTTGTACCAACAGCCAGTCTTCATGCAAATATAGAGCATGAATTTATAACACAGATTAATAAAAGTGCAGAAAATGatcttatttttaatgactCTGACTTTGAAAATGATCAATTCTTTACAAATAGTGGTTACTTAAAATACGAAAaggatttgaattttattacGAGTATTTTTGAAACTAAAGCTAGTGTCCCTGAAGATAGTATTATGACAATAAAACAGCCTATAAGGCATGCAATAAATGCTTTTGAAGAATTGCATTTGTCATTCGGcgaattttga